In Ochrobactrum vermis, the following proteins share a genomic window:
- a CDS encoding transporter substrate-binding domain-containing protein, whose translation MKRYLPRLLAVLVFTCGVHGAWASETQPEAPSFINQKERLPLPSLQALNRLRFITTVDFPPFNMLGDQGQLSGYNVDLAKALCHQLGVDDICQIEAVPWDELEERLLSGQAEAIMAGWKPTEANRKQFVFSRSYMRLPARFATTNAGAFSDDAIMATKGKSVGVIGGTAHEQLLKSYFPQAVAKPYSDDSLMLADLKSGKISAVFHDGMALSMWLNSPEGHACCTFTAGPYLAPQYLGSGLSIAVAQQNVPLVNALNNALQALQQKGTLTELYLRYFPNSFY comes from the coding sequence ATGAAACGCTACCTACCAAGACTTCTAGCTGTGCTGGTATTCACATGTGGCGTCCATGGTGCCTGGGCTTCGGAGACTCAACCGGAAGCTCCATCCTTCATCAACCAGAAAGAACGCCTGCCATTGCCGTCCTTGCAAGCGCTCAATCGGTTGCGCTTTATCACAACTGTCGATTTCCCCCCGTTCAACATGCTGGGCGATCAGGGGCAGCTTTCCGGCTACAACGTCGACCTTGCCAAAGCGCTTTGTCATCAATTGGGCGTCGATGACATCTGTCAGATTGAAGCTGTACCATGGGACGAGCTTGAAGAGCGCCTTCTTAGCGGACAGGCGGAAGCGATCATGGCCGGGTGGAAACCAACCGAAGCAAACCGCAAACAATTTGTCTTCTCACGGTCCTATATGCGATTGCCTGCGCGATTTGCGACGACCAATGCAGGCGCGTTTAGCGACGACGCAATTATGGCAACAAAAGGAAAGAGTGTTGGCGTAATTGGCGGTACCGCCCATGAGCAGCTTCTGAAAAGCTATTTTCCTCAGGCAGTCGCTAAACCTTACTCTGATGATTCACTCATGCTCGCCGACCTCAAAAGCGGCAAGATAAGTGCTGTGTTCCATGACGGCATGGCACTTTCGATGTGGCTGAATAGCCCTGAAGGCCATGCGTGCTGCACATTCACAGCCGGCCCCTATCTTGCGCCGCAATATCTTGGCAGTGGCCTCAGCATTGCTGTAGCGCAACAAAACGTTCCTCTCGTCAATGCCCTCAACAATGCCCTTCAGGCCCTGCAGCAGAAAGGCACGTTAACGGAGCTCTATCTGCGTTATTTTCCCAACAGCTTTTACTGA